The window AACTCTCCGCCAAATTATTCCATAATAGGGGTCCATCAATGTACCGATTGGTTGGTACATCCGGCATAGTAGCAGTTTGTAGCTCTGGGAGTAAGAATTTCATAGGATTAATCCCCCACCGTTGGCCATTCGCGTATTTGTCTATTTCAAAATGGAGATGAGGATTTGGCGTACCAGATGAACCAGTGTAGCCAATCAACTGTCCTTGGGAGACCCTCTCCCCTACTTTGGTAACAAATGAATCCAAGTGGCTGTAGGTAATTTGAAAATTGCCAGTTTGAATAATAATGGTATATCCAGCTCGCTCACCCGCGAAGATGACCTCTCCCTCGCTAGCTGATACAACTGACAGACCAACAGGCGCGGCGAAGTCGATGCCGTTGTGCCGTCCGCCCCAGTTCGTGTATTTCACATTCCAGTCGTATTTCACTGCCTCGATCAGGCCAAAGATTCCATAAACAAACCAAGTATCACCCGGCTGATAAACAAACTTGCCGTTCTCAACCCCGTAGACAT of the Candidatus Edwardsbacteria bacterium genome contains:
- a CDS encoding M23 family metallopeptidase; amino-acid sequence: MIRVVLTAILALVVLAIPANSQAPASTGGDSLVTTEISQEINLPANSVPASSDKLDIILPLTGPSIHTDYVGEANTYVWRDINGGQYHVYGVENGKFVYQPGDTWFVYGIFGLIEAVKYDWNVKYTNWGGRHNGIDFAAPVGLSVVSASEGEVIFAGERAGYTIIIQTGNFQITYSHLDSFVTKVGERVSQGQLIGYTGSSGTPNPHLHFEIDKYANGQRWGINPMKFLLPELQTATMPDVPTNRYIDGPLLWNNLAESFRW